The following coding sequences are from one Paenibacillus stellifer window:
- a CDS encoding ABC transporter substrate-binding protein, translating to MIRHRRIMLMLAACLLLAVSAGCGGSRAEQRTITNIKGQELKVPVEAKRITAVYGPSYEILVMLGAEDRIVACSDVQVDNFPWAQLIFKRMNTLPKLKNVHTAVNIEALLSYKPDLVLGFPRPNESNKLDELKIDNVPGVVTANLESSLKQLEVYANAVGGEAPERVREYEDYFRAKLKRVTDVTSKLPDADRPAVYYSAIDLLSTYGKYSDLTEVISAAGGRSVTADFEAGNHSQITFEQLVQYNPAYIFIDHGGINDLETAEKIRSNAYSDGRYGLIKAVADKQVYLTPSGAFYWDMGLQKILLVMEMAKILHPDAFADLDMNAELREFYSKFYHYELTQEQADKILNRENP from the coding sequence ATGATCAGACACCGCCGCATAATGCTAATGCTCGCAGCCTGTCTCTTGCTCGCGGTAAGCGCCGGTTGCGGCGGCTCCCGAGCGGAGCAGCGGACCATTACGAACATCAAGGGCCAGGAGCTGAAGGTTCCGGTAGAGGCCAAGCGAATCACCGCCGTATACGGACCTTCCTATGAAATATTGGTTATGCTTGGCGCGGAGGACCGGATTGTGGCTTGCTCCGACGTGCAGGTGGACAATTTCCCGTGGGCACAGCTCATTTTCAAAAGGATGAATACTCTGCCCAAGCTGAAGAACGTGCACACCGCCGTGAACATCGAAGCGCTGCTGTCGTACAAGCCCGATCTGGTGCTCGGATTTCCTCGGCCGAACGAGAGCAACAAGCTGGACGAGTTGAAGATAGACAATGTGCCGGGAGTGGTGACCGCCAATCTGGAAAGCTCGCTGAAGCAGCTGGAGGTGTACGCCAACGCCGTTGGAGGCGAAGCACCGGAGCGGGTGCGGGAATACGAGGACTATTTCCGCGCGAAGCTGAAGCGGGTGACGGATGTTACAAGCAAGCTGCCGGACGCCGATCGCCCTGCCGTGTATTATTCAGCTATCGATCTGCTGTCCACCTACGGCAAATATTCCGATCTGACAGAGGTAATCTCTGCTGCCGGAGGCCGGTCCGTTACCGCCGATTTCGAGGCGGGCAATCATTCGCAGATTACGTTCGAGCAACTGGTGCAATACAACCCGGCCTATATTTTTATCGACCATGGCGGAATCAATGACCTGGAGACGGCGGAGAAAATCCGTTCGAACGCCTACAGCGACGGCCGGTACGGACTGATCAAGGCTGTGGCGGACAAGCAGGTCTATTTGACGCCAAGCGGCGCTTTTTACTGGGATATGGGTCTGCAGAAAATTTTGCTGGTCATGGAGATGGCCAAAATACTTCATCCCGACGCATTCGCCGATCTGGACATGAACGCAGAGCTGCGGGAATTCTACTCGAAGTTCTATCATTACGAGCTCACGCAAGAGCAAGCGGACAAAATCCTGAACAGGGAGAACCCCTGA
- a CDS encoding FecCD family ABC transporter permease, with product MNRNLPALSGKRGIRNGQSVKASLRAVFSEPSRCLAALGALLVLTVLGSLLVGRYSISLSDLPGLILGSGDAAAAQVLLQVRLTRIGAAVLTGGALSISGSAYQGMLRNPLVSPDILGAAAGASCGAALAILLGLDGLAVQAVAFAAGLTAVLLTFAVSRAVAGSAASGPMPLILTGMIVGALFSAGISVIKFTADPYNTLPAITFWLMGGLSYVTATDLLLQLMPMALGAVPLLLLSWRLNVLSFGDEEASSLGVNVGRLRMIFIVGATLLTSTAVAVAGMIGWVGLLIPHLTRMLTGMNHRLLLPASALLGASFLLIADDLARGLFDQEIPLGILTSIVGAPAFLYLLLMKEK from the coding sequence ATGAACAGGAATCTTCCGGCACTGTCCGGCAAACGCGGAATCCGCAATGGCCAATCGGTGAAGGCAAGCCTTCGGGCTGTCTTCTCCGAGCCATCCCGCTGTCTTGCGGCATTGGGAGCATTGCTTGTGCTGACGGTTTTAGGTTCCCTGCTTGTGGGAAGGTACAGCATCTCCCTCTCCGACTTGCCGGGATTGATCCTGGGAAGCGGCGATGCGGCGGCGGCCCAGGTGCTGCTGCAGGTCCGGCTGACGCGGATCGGTGCGGCGGTGCTGACGGGCGGCGCCCTGTCCATATCCGGGTCGGCCTATCAGGGGATGCTGCGCAATCCGCTCGTCTCGCCGGATATTCTTGGCGCGGCGGCAGGGGCAAGCTGCGGCGCGGCCCTGGCGATTCTTCTGGGCCTGGACGGCCTGGCCGTTCAGGCGGTTGCTTTTGCCGCTGGACTTACGGCGGTGCTGCTGACGTTCGCCGTCAGCAGAGCCGTGGCGGGAAGCGCGGCCAGCGGCCCCATGCCGCTGATCCTGACCGGCATGATCGTCGGCGCGCTGTTCAGCGCCGGGATTTCCGTGATCAAGTTCACCGCTGATCCGTACAACACACTCCCGGCGATTACGTTCTGGCTGATGGGAGGGCTCAGCTATGTCACGGCAACCGACCTGCTGCTTCAGCTGATGCCGATGGCATTGGGCGCAGTTCCGCTGCTGCTGCTCTCCTGGCGGCTGAACGTTCTGTCTTTCGGAGATGAGGAGGCGTCCTCGCTTGGCGTCAATGTGGGACGGCTGCGGATGATCTTCATCGTTGGCGCCACGCTGCTGACCTCGACGGCGGTCGCTGTTGCGGGAATGATCGGCTGGGTGGGCCTGCTCATTCCGCATCTGACCCGGATGCTGACCGGGATGAACCACCGGCTGCTTCTGCCGGCCTCGGCGCTTCTTGGCGCGAGCTTTCTGCTGATCGCCGACGATCTGGCCCGGGGGCTGTTCGACCAGGAAATCCCCCTCGGGATATTGACTTCCATCGTGGGGGCACCTGCTTTTTTATATCTACTATTAATGAAGGAAAAATAA
- a CDS encoding ATP-binding cassette domain-containing protein, protein MISIEGVGKTFGRFTALEDITFEIADGRICGLVGYNGAGKTTLLKMIAGIYRPESGRITIDGIPVYENEGIKRRLFMAQDDPFFLPQGSLRSMALFFSGFYPNWSQKTFKDLVDFFELDPDARISGFSKGMQRQAALILAFATMPKYLLMDESFDGLDLSKRNQLKSIMFEYMKKHGTNIVISSHNLRELEGLCDFIAIIRDKRLSFAETVDEMRKRRTKYRIAFPRNDGAERLEAIAARNITRDGDGFIFTWDGGEGELRKMLESSSPLWIASEPMTLEEIFLDEMEDKEYDIATFF, encoded by the coding sequence TTGATATCCATAGAAGGAGTAGGCAAAACCTTCGGCCGGTTCACGGCGCTGGAAGACATCACGTTTGAGATTGCGGATGGGCGGATCTGCGGACTGGTCGGATACAACGGAGCGGGAAAGACGACGCTGCTCAAGATGATCGCGGGAATTTACCGGCCCGAGAGCGGCAGAATTACAATTGACGGCATTCCGGTATACGAGAATGAGGGGATCAAGCGCAGACTGTTCATGGCGCAGGATGATCCGTTCTTCCTCCCGCAGGGCTCGCTGCGTTCGATGGCCCTGTTCTTCAGTGGATTTTATCCGAATTGGAGCCAGAAGACGTTCAAGGATCTCGTTGATTTCTTCGAGCTGGACCCGGATGCCCGGATCAGTGGCTTCTCCAAGGGGATGCAGCGGCAGGCGGCGCTTATTCTTGCGTTCGCGACGATGCCCAAATACCTGCTGATGGATGAATCCTTCGATGGCCTGGACTTGTCCAAGCGCAATCAATTGAAGAGCATCATGTTCGAATATATGAAAAAGCACGGGACGAACATCGTGATCTCGTCCCATAATCTGCGGGAATTGGAAGGGCTGTGCGACTTCATCGCGATTATCCGCGACAAACGCCTCTCCTTCGCGGAGACGGTAGATGAGATGCGGAAGCGGCGGACCAAATACCGGATCGCCTTTCCGCGCAATGACGGGGCGGAGCGGCTTGAGGCCATCGCGGCCCGGAATATTACGCGCGACGGGGACGGCTTTATTTTCACCTGGGACGGCGGAGAGGGTGAGCTGCGCAAGATGCTGGAATCTTCCTCCCCGCTCTGGATCGCCAGCGAGCCGATGACGCTCGAAGAAATCTTCTTGGATGAGATGGAGGATAAGGAATATGACATCGCAACCTTCTTTTGA